The following DNA comes from Erigeron canadensis isolate Cc75 chromosome 3, C_canadensis_v1, whole genome shotgun sequence.
CAAGAAGTGGAAAAATGaacagaatcatatatgattcaaGAGAAATAGAGTTAAGCAAGATAGCATTGGATGAAATACCAGGAGGTGCAGAAGCTTTCGAGCTAGCTGCGAAATTCTGCTATGGAATAGCTGTTGATCTCACAGCAACCAACATCTCTGGGCTTCGTTGTGCAGCCGAGTATCTTGAAATGACTGAAGATTTAGAAGAAGGGAATCTCATCTTCAAAACTGAAGCTTTTCTTAGTTATGTAGTTTTATCATCATGGAGAGATTCTATTTTAGTACTAAAAAGTTGTGAACAGTTATCACCTTGGGCTGAAAATTTACAAATAGTTAGAAGGTGTAGTGAGTCTATTGCATGGAAAGCATGTGCTAACCCGAAAGGTATTCGTTGGCAGTACACTGGAAAGCCCATAAAGGCTTCTAGCCCGAGTTGGAATGAGATGAAGGAGTCTAGCCCGAGTAGGAGCCCGGTTCCTCCTGATTGGTGGTATGAAGATGTTTCTATTCTCCGAATTGATCATTTTGTTCGTGTGATCACCGCGATTAAAGTGAAAGGAATGCGGTATGAGTTGGTTGGAGCTGCCATTACACACTATGCAGCTAAATCTCTTCCGGGTTTGATCAAAGAGGGGAGTAGTTCGAGTGAAGAAGGGGGTACGAGTGGCGGTGGGATGGGGATTTCGACTAACTGGAAAGGAGGTTTACATATGATAGTATCAGGATCTAAAGATGATCTTTCTTCGATAACTCAAACGAGAGATCAAAGAATGATCATAGAGAGTCTCATTAGCATAATTCCGCCACAAAAAGATAGTGTTTCGTGTAACTTCCTTCTTAGGTTGTTAAGAATGGCAAACTTATTAAAGGTGGCTCCAGCTCTTGTGACAGAACTGGAGAAACGGGTCGGTATGCAATTTGAACAGGCTACTTTGGCTGATCTTTTGATCCCTTGTTATAGTAAAACCGATACTATGTATGATGTTGATCTTGTTCAAAGACTTTTAGAACATTTTTTGATACAAGAACAAATGGAAATGTCGAGTCCAGGACGTCAGTCAACGTCTGATAAGCATATGTATGAAGGAATTCAAAGAAGTAATAACTCGAATGCAAAAATGAGAGTCGCGAGACTTGTTGATAGCTACCTTACTGAGGTCTCGAGAGATAAAAGTCTTTCTTTGACCAAGTTTCAAGTCCTTGCCGAGGCATTGCCCGAATCAGCAAGGAGCTGCGATGATGGATTGTATAGGGCGATTGATTCATATCTGAAGGTACTCCCAACTTTACAGCTTTGTTATATGGTTAAAAGAGTCATAAATAGTTAGGGTAGTTTAGTTCAAAGAATTTGATGAAAAGAAATTTGAAAGTTCCTATGTTAACTCCACCAAATTCTCTTACATTCGTTGAACCAAatgactaatttttttttttttgaacggccaACTAAAAAAATGTCCGCACTTCGTATGTGGCGCCCTAATAATTAAATGTACGGACTAGTGATAAAACCAACCGGCCCAAAGACGCACTAGTGATAAAACCCGATCACCCTTGAGATCAAATCGATGGCCTAATAATTAGCCCCCCGGTCTTCCTTCATTGAGCATATATATAATGCCAAAGAAtaaatgatgttgatgaaaagATTTGAACCTGGGTCACTTGTATCACAAGCCAACACCTCAACCAAAACCGAATGGCCCCTTATAATTCGGATTTAGATAGTAAAGGAAGACTGCAAGAAAATGCAATGTACGTACTCCCTACTATTTATGTCTAAGAAATACGTAATACACACATCACAATTTTTCTTGCCATTTACAATTTATTGCAACACCCCTGTATCATTATTTTTGGTAAAAACATGGTACATATATGTTGAGTTACATAATACTAGTATAGACTATGTAACTGTTAAGGTTTGTGTCACAGGCTCATCCAACTCTTTCGGAACATGAACGAAAAAGACTATGCAGAGTCATGGACTGCCAAAAGCTTTCAATGGACGCATGTATGCACGCTGCACAGAACGAGAGGCTACCACTGAGAGTCGTGGTGCAGGTTCTGTTCTCAGAACAGGTCAAAATCAGCAACGCGATAGCAAGCAGCTCAATTAAAGATGCAGGTGA
Coding sequences within:
- the LOC122592750 gene encoding root phototropism protein 3-like, which codes for MWDSESESYTGRDYDNGVLASKQHGVQTDRFEQRGKSWFVATDVPSDFLVQIGDVNFHLHKYPLISRSGKMNRIIYDSREIELSKIALDEIPGGAEAFELAAKFCYGIAVDLTATNISGLRCAAEYLEMTEDLEEGNLIFKTEAFLSYVVLSSWRDSILVLKSCEQLSPWAENLQIVRRCSESIAWKACANPKGIRWQYTGKPIKASSPSWNEMKESSPSRSPVPPDWWYEDVSILRIDHFVRVITAIKVKGMRYELVGAAITHYAAKSLPGLIKEGSSSSEEGGTSGGGMGISTNWKGGLHMIVSGSKDDLSSITQTRDQRMIIESLISIIPPQKDSVSCNFLLRLLRMANLLKVAPALVTELEKRVGMQFEQATLADLLIPCYSKTDTMYDVDLVQRLLEHFLIQEQMEMSSPGRQSTSDKHMYEGIQRSNNSNAKMRVARLVDSYLTEVSRDKSLSLTKFQVLAEALPESARSCDDGLYRAIDSYLKAHPTLSEHERKRLCRVMDCQKLSMDACMHAAQNERLPLRVVVQVLFSEQVKISNAIASSSIKDAGDSHYQPMVQNRKTLLEGTPQSFQEGWAAAKKDINTLKFELETVKTKYLELQHDMENLQRQFDKVTKPKQQSAWSSGWKKLSKMTKMNTLENNENGSQANAAQTRKPPRRWRNSIS